The following nucleotide sequence is from Longimicrobiaceae bacterium.
TGCTCGCCTGGCGCGAGCACCTGCCGCTGCTGGAGCGCCTGCGCGACGAGGAGCGGGTGGTCTCCATCGGCGCCACGCACTACCGCTCCAGCGCGTTCCCGGAGCTTCGCCGCGTGATGGAGACGGGGCGCATCCAGGCCGTGCAGGTCCCGTACAACCCGCTGGAGCGCGAGGTCGAGCACGACATCCTGCCGCTGGCGGACGAGCTTGGCCTGGGCGTGGTGATCATGCGTCCCTTCGGCGAGGGAGACCTGCTGCGCCGCATCCCATCTCCTGAGGACCTGGAGCCGTTCCGCCCGTTCGGCGTGACCACGTGGACGCAGGTGCTGCTCAAGTGGATCCTGAGCGACCCCCGCTGCCACGTCGCCATCCCAGCCACGTCCAGCCCGCGCCACATGGCCGACAACGCCGCCGCCGGCTCGCCCCCTTGGTTCGGCCCCGACGAGCGCGCCCGTATCCAGCGGCTCGCCGGCGGGTGAAACCATCCATCCATGGACGCGGTACAACTTTTGTGTTACACTCCGTCAGGCGGAAGAAGCTACAGCAGAACCAGGAGGAGCACGATGACGAAGACGATGACGATACGGCGGATGGGCGGCTCTCTGGGAGGCACTTTCCCCAAAGAGATGACGGACCTGCTGCATCTCCATGAGGGCGACCAGCTCCACATCGTGGAAACCGAGAACGGCGTGCTGCTCACTCCGTACGATCCCGAGTTCGAGAACGCCATGGAGGCATTCGACGTGATCCGGAAGAAGTACCGGAACGCCTTCCGTGAGCTTGCCAAGTAGACGATGCGTGAACCGACCTGGGTTTCACGCAAGATCGTCGACGCGCTCCATCCCGAGCTGATTCGTCAGGACGGTGGCAGCCACGGTGTTCGCGATGATGGGATGATCGACTCCGCACTTGCACGACCTGTTAATCGCTGGTCCTACGAGTCGGGCTGCGACCTGCCCGAACTCGCTGCCAGCTACGGATACGGCCTGGCGAAGAATCACGGTTTCGTGGACGGAAACAAAAGGATCGCGCTCGCCGTGATGGGCGTCTTCCTGTACACCAACGGACTCCTGCTCGAAGCATCCGAACCGGAGGTCGTAGTGTTGATGACCGACCTTGCCGCCGGGGAGTTGGGCGAGACAGAGCTCGCCGCCTGGCTTCGTGAGCACGTCGTGCCGATCACGGACGAATAGCGTAAGCGTATCGTACGCCCGGGTAGCCTCGGATCGGCTGCTCGGCTTCAGAGGGGATTCGATGGAGATGATTCACCCCGGCGGGTACTTTCCCGCCGGACGGCCGCTGCCCGGCCCTGATGTCGTCTCCGCCGCGGAGGCGCTGGCGGGGGGATGGGATGCGGAGGACGACGCGGCGCCGGAGGTACGCGCGGAGCGGCTGCACGCGGGGGTGACGGTCGCGGAGGCGGCGCGGGTGCGGATGGACTTCGCGCAGGCGGGGGCGGCGGCTCGCGTCGCGGAGATGGCCCGCCGCGTGGGCGCCGCCGAGGTGGTGCCGGACGCGGTGAACGAGATGGTCTGCCACGGCATCATGTCCGGCGAGGGTGACCTGGACGACCTGGCGCGTCTCTGCGAGGAGGTCGCGTCCGGCGAGGCGACACGCGTTCAGCGAGGCCGCGCGCTGGCCAACCTGGGCGTGATCGCGGGCCTGGGCGGCGACCCGGCCGAGGCCGTGGCGCGCTTCGACGCGGCGGCGCGCCTGTTCGAGGCCGAGCGCGACGTGCACGGTCGCGTGCTCGCGGGCGTGAACCGCGCAAACGCCCTGGCCGAGTCCGCCCACCTGCGCGCGGCGGAGAAGGCGGCGGCAGACACGCTGCGCTTGGCCCGCTCCGCGAAGCACGAGCACTGGACGGCGATGGGGCAGATGGCGGTTGGCCTGGTGCACCTGGAGCGCGGCAGCCGCAACCAGGCGCGCGCCCATCTTGGCGAGGCGGTCCGCGGCTTCGCGCGCTCGGGCGATGCGCTGCGGCAGGTGCAATGCTGGCACGTCCTGGGCGAGATCGCGTACGACGCGGAGGACCCCATCCGCGCCGGGGCGCACTACCGCGACGGGCTCTCCGTCGCGCGGCAGGCGGGCGCGGGTGGCGCGATCGAGGTGCTCACGCTGCTGTTCGAGCATCGGTAGGAGCGCGGCCGGCCGTACATCTCCCGTGCCGCGGTTCACATCCACGCCTGGAGGATGATGCCCCTCGCGCCCGAATCCGCCGCAATGGTCGGCCGCAGGACTGCGCTCCGCCCGGCTGACGCGGGGATGACGTTGCCGCGGCGGCGGCTCCATCGTGCGGTGTTCGTGGCGGCGGGCGTGTACAACGTGTGCTGGGGACTGTACTCGGCGCTGGATCCGCAGTGGCTGTTCCGGTTCGCGGGCATGGAGCCGCTGAACCGGCCGGAGATCTTCGCCTGCCTGGCGATGGTGGTCGGGCTGTACGGCGTGATCTACCTGGAGGTCGCGCGCGTGCCGGAGCGCGGGTGGCTGCTCGCGGCTGTGGGGCTCGCCGGCAAGGTGCTGGGGCCCATCGGCCTGGCGGGGCTGCTGTGGCACGGCGCGTGGCCGCTGAAGGCGGGCGTGCTCTGTCTCACCAATGACCTGATCTGGTGGATTCCGTTCGGCATCTACCTCGCGGACGCCTGGCCGTTCTTCCGCCGTCAGCTCGCGGCCGACGCTACGGCCG
It contains:
- a CDS encoding aldo/keto reductase, with protein sequence MERRMLGRTGLEVPVVGMGTWSTFDVRGAAAEGRVREVTDAALTGGASFFDSSPMYGQSERVLGATLEGRREQAIVATKIWTDSFHEAQEQVRRALEWYGGRVELYQIHNLLAWREHLPLLERLRDEERVVSIGATHYRSSAFPELRRVMETGRIQAVQVPYNPLEREVEHDILPLADELGLGVVIMRPFGEGDLLRRIPSPEDLEPFRPFGVTTWTQVLLKWILSDPRCHVAIPATSSPRHMADNAAAGSPPWFGPDERARIQRLAGG
- a CDS encoding type II toxin-antitoxin system death-on-curing family toxin, whose amino-acid sequence is MREPTWVSRKIVDALHPELIRQDGGSHGVRDDGMIDSALARPVNRWSYESGCDLPELAASYGYGLAKNHGFVDGNKRIALAVMGVFLYTNGLLLEASEPEVVVLMTDLAAGELGETELAAWLREHVVPITDE